The window CGATATACATCCCGGGGCGCCGGCGGACCGCCTCCAGGCCCTCCAGGACCTGGATCTGGCTGGCGTCATAGGTCGAGACGGCCGCGGAAGCGCCGTCCGCAGCGGATCGGTTGAGCCTGCGCGATTCGTTCGCCATATCGCCTCCTTGCCTCCCTCCTTTCGACGATCCCGCCCCCTCAGACGGAGCGGACGCAAGAAATCTTCCTTAATTGTAACGCAAATCGTCCTCCCCGACCGGCCCCGCCCACTGCACCCCCCACCGGACCGATCCCGCATCCCGCACCGAAGCCTCCTGGACTTGACTTTTTGAAAGACATGCTTAAAATTCCTAAACAAAGATGTTTAATTTCCTGAAAGGGCATGGAGGATGAACGGGTGGCTGGGGGTGTGTCCGGTGTGTGGGGCGGGGCTGGAGGTGGTGGCCCTGCAGTGTCCGGCCTGCGAGACGCGGATTGAGGGCCGGTTCCATCTGGGGCGGCTGGCGCGGCTGACGCCGGAGCAGCTGGCCTTTGTGGAGCTGTTCCTGCGGAGCGAGGGGAAGTTCACCCGCCTGGAGAGCCTGACGGGGCTTTCGTATCCGACGCTGCGCAAGCGGTTGCAGGAGATCCTGCGGGCGATGGGCTATGAGGCGGAGGAGGAAGCGCCCCCCGGCCCGGAGGAGCGGCGACAGATCCTGGAGGAGCTGGCGGCGGGTCGGATTTCCTATGAGGAGGCGTTGCGACGGCTCCGCGGCCGCCCGGGATCTCCGGAGGCGTG is drawn from Thermoflexus hugenholtzii and contains these coding sequences:
- a CDS encoding DUF2089 domain-containing protein yields the protein MNGWLGVCPVCGAGLEVVALQCPACETRIEGRFHLGRLARLTPEQLAFVELFLRSEGKFTRLESLTGLSYPTLRKRLQEILRAMGYEAEEEAPPGPEERRQILEELAAGRISYEEALRRLRGRPGSPEA